The proteins below come from a single Oscillospiraceae bacterium genomic window:
- a CDS encoding PcfB family protein: protein MNNGGEAADQMVREALQVTEVAIKLSALGIKNALALSLAYAKENPKVKGKTSLDRLLREGKELKIIALQSKDVGQFKELAKQYGVLFAVIKDKAQNEKVDVMFKAEDVAKLNRIYEQLGYAIPKVTTADRKKDPTRRQSGDSLLTRGKNPLDIDPRPSVRATIMALKNAAQKAEQAQEKVQDITAKEER from the coding sequence ATGAACAACGGAGGCGAAGCAGCCGATCAGATGGTGCGGGAAGCCTTACAGGTTACCGAAGTAGCCATTAAGCTGTCTGCGCTGGGCATTAAAAACGCACTGGCCTTATCGCTGGCCTACGCCAAGGAAAATCCTAAAGTGAAAGGCAAAACCAGCCTTGACCGTCTGTTGCGGGAGGGCAAGGAACTAAAAATTATTGCCCTGCAAAGCAAAGACGTGGGACAGTTTAAGGAATTGGCAAAGCAGTACGGCGTCTTGTTCGCGGTCATCAAGGATAAGGCACAGAACGAAAAAGTTGACGTCATGTTCAAAGCTGAAGATGTCGCCAAACTGAACCGCATCTATGAGCAGTTGGGATATGCCATTCCCAAGGTCACTACGGCAGACCGAAAAAAAGACCCAACCCGCCGTCAATCCGGCGACAGCTTGTTGACGCGCGGGAAGAATCCTTTGGATATTGATCCACGCCCATCTGTGCGAGCCACAATTATGGCACTGAAAAATGCAGCGCAGAAGGCAGAACAGGCGCAGGAAAAAGTGCAGGATATTACTGCGAAGGAGGAGCGATAA
- a CDS encoding ATP-binding cassette domain-containing protein, which produces MKVEINHLTKVIQGNVVLDDINACFSCASGENGGRIYGIQGINGSGKTMLMRVICGLVLPTMGTVSIDGEIIGKGISFPRSIGLLLENPIFIDEFTGAKNLSLLCDIKRLVSQAQIGDTLRRVGLNPSDKRPFRKYSLGMKQRLGIAAAIVESPDLILLDEPFNALDESGIKEIRDLLRELRQKGKLIVLTCHDRQQMESLADEIIAMREGRIVNVDKNCHEEV; this is translated from the coding sequence ATGAAAGTTGAAATCAACCATCTTACCAAGGTGATTCAGGGCAATGTTGTTCTGGATGATATCAATGCCTGTTTTTCCTGTGCTTCCGGCGAAAACGGGGGACGGATTTACGGGATTCAAGGAATCAATGGAAGTGGCAAAACCATGCTTATGCGCGTGATCTGTGGCCTTGTGCTTCCCACAATGGGCACCGTGTCAATCGATGGAGAAATCATTGGTAAGGGTATCTCATTCCCGCGAAGCATTGGCCTTTTGCTGGAGAACCCAATCTTTATCGATGAATTCACTGGCGCAAAAAATCTTTCTCTTCTCTGTGATATCAAACGACTTGTTTCGCAAGCGCAGATTGGCGATACGTTGCGTCGTGTCGGACTGAACCCATCCGACAAAAGGCCCTTCCGCAAATATTCTCTCGGCATGAAGCAGCGCCTTGGAATCGCAGCCGCTATCGTTGAATCACCTGATCTGATTCTGTTGGACGAGCCATTTAATGCGTTGGATGAGTCGGGAATAAAAGAAATACGTGACCTTTTGCGTGAACTGCGCCAAAAGGGAAAGCTGATTGTGCTGACCTGCCATGATCGCCAGCAAATGGAATCGCTTGCGGATGAAATCATAGCGATGCGTGAGGGCCGGATTGTGAATGTGGACAAGAATTGCCACGAGGAGGTTTGA
- a CDS encoding nucleotidyl transferase AbiEii/AbiGii toxin family protein — MMKNAMQLKAIMKKLAKENQISAQLVLQNYMLERFLERVSLSPYRDNYIIKGGFLISSMVGLNSRATMDMDATIKGYPVTQDAVQKMIEQILTVPVDDDITFTFKSIGEIREGDEYTGYRVALTADFPPMAVPLKLDITTGDKITPREIQYDYKLMLEDRHIQVMAYNLATILAEKLETVISRSDQNTRPRDYYDVYILTKLQAENIDFPALGAALMATASKRGSDSILQDYRAIVEAVRNSEIMRRQWDNYRKDFDYASTISFDEVCDAVASTMDTLITNNFFN; from the coding sequence ATTATGAAAAACGCTATGCAGCTGAAAGCTATTATGAAAAAGCTGGCGAAAGAAAACCAGATTTCCGCACAGCTTGTTCTGCAAAATTATATGCTGGAACGATTCTTGGAGCGGGTATCATTATCCCCGTATCGGGATAATTACATTATCAAAGGTGGCTTTTTAATTTCCTCTATGGTGGGGCTGAACTCCAGAGCGACAATGGATATGGATGCAACCATAAAGGGTTATCCAGTTACGCAGGATGCCGTCCAAAAAATGATAGAGCAGATTCTCACCGTTCCTGTTGACGATGACATCACATTTACATTCAAAAGCATTGGTGAAATCCGGGAGGGTGATGAATATACTGGATACCGCGTAGCTTTGACAGCCGATTTTCCGCCTATGGCAGTCCCCTTAAAGCTGGACATCACTACTGGCGATAAAATCACACCACGCGAAATTCAATATGACTACAAGTTGATGCTGGAAGATCGTCATATTCAAGTTATGGCATACAATTTGGCCACCATTCTGGCGGAAAAGCTGGAGACTGTAATATCTCGCAGTGACCAGAATACCCGGCCAAGAGATTATTATGATGTCTATATCCTTACCAAACTGCAAGCAGAAAATATAGACTTTCCCGCTTTAGGGGCGGCACTGATGGCTACAGCCAGTAAGCGAGGCTCTGATTCGATTTTGCAAGATTATAGAGCAATTGTGGAAGCGGTGCGAAACAGCGAGATTATGCGTAGGCAATGGGATAATTACCGAAAAGATTTCGACTACGCTTCCACCATCAGCTTTGATGAAGTGTGTGATGCAGTTGCTTCTACAATGGACACCCTAATAACAAACAATTTTTTTAATTAA
- a CDS encoding DUF6075 family protein has product MTEPKFMTPPHRRAYLTHLNRCKAMDSYHRALIYTLTAVPALRNNIESCFDFEKDEIKPESLAAGWQTTGTTKLTRFAYNLWNGYDDKSCTPYDLFDCSFAPYMYEAVKLRYPEYTRQLDDVVIDDARN; this is encoded by the coding sequence ATGACCGAACCCAAGTTTATGACCCCTCCCCACCGTAGGGCATACTTAACCCACCTCAACCGCTGCAAGGCAATGGACAGCTACCACCGCGCACTGATTTACACCCTGACTGCCGTACCCGCACTCCGCAACAACATTGAAAGTTGCTTCGACTTTGAAAAAGATGAAATTAAGCCGGAATCACTGGCCGCCGGTTGGCAGACCACCGGCACAACGAAACTGACTCGTTTTGCCTATAACCTTTGGAATGGGTACGATGACAAATCTTGTACGCCCTATGACCTGTTCGACTGCTCCTTTGCACCGTATATGTATGAGGCGGTGAAACTGCGTTACCCGGAATACACACGCCAGTTGGACGATGTGGTGATCGACGATGCCCGGAATTAA
- a CDS encoding type II toxin-antitoxin system RelE/ParE family toxin codes for MKYNIHVTQAAERDMANAYDYIDLVLKNPTAADKLLDVADEKIGALAEFPHKFEVVSDKLLSLWGIRFTIVMNYLAFYTVDDATQTVHIVRFLYGKSNWITILKTDAANGSLPMFS; via the coding sequence ATGAAATACAACATTCATGTCACCCAAGCCGCCGAGCGCGATATGGCGAACGCCTACGACTATATCGACCTTGTACTGAAAAATCCAACTGCCGCCGACAAGCTGTTGGATGTGGCCGACGAAAAAATCGGAGCACTGGCAGAATTCCCGCACAAATTTGAAGTCGTTTCCGACAAACTGCTTTCCTTATGGGGAATCCGCTTCACCATCGTTATGAATTACCTTGCGTTCTATACGGTGGACGATGCCACGCAAACGGTGCATATCGTGCGGTTTCTCTACGGCAAAAGCAACTGGATCACCATTCTGAAAACAGATGCAGCAAACGGCAGTTTGCCGATGTTCTCATAA
- a CDS encoding PrgI family protein — protein MQIPINKEIRHYQEEIFLGLNLRQMICSGAAIAVAVAVYLGLTPLLGHETAGWVCIVAAAPIAAAGFFTYDCLTFEKFLLVVIDSTVIRNDWRLWKTDNKYCKKKKGDKH, from the coding sequence ATGCAAATTCCGATAAATAAAGAAATCCGCCATTACCAAGAGGAAATCTTTTTGGGGCTGAATCTGCGGCAGATGATTTGCTCCGGCGCGGCCATTGCCGTGGCAGTTGCGGTCTATTTGGGGCTGACCCCGCTGTTGGGTCATGAAACGGCGGGCTGGGTCTGCATTGTGGCCGCTGCGCCGATTGCAGCAGCAGGATTTTTCACTTATGACTGTCTGACCTTTGAAAAATTCCTGCTTGTTGTAATAGACAGCACAGTTATCAGAAACGATTGGCGGCTATGGAAAACCGACAACAAATATTGCAAAAAGAAAAAAGGTGATAAGCATTGA
- a CDS encoding ATP-binding protein gives MPRSVQQSIPIDRIYADGVWQSENVFSLMWQISDINYAMQSDAAKQNILTQLGTVYAGIPADCWMQVCIVSQRMDEKAFARDVLYHRENDGFDALRAERNRQIKANARENGNVVQHKYIIVSTNKPGVKEARERFVQVQGHLLSAFSALECAVTPLDNRARLEVLHKFFRISEEGHFNFDFDNCAKLGQDFRDSIAPDCIRFCKKHIEIEDFYAKCMTISEYPQQLDDKFISALLQQVPYIVLSIDIEPVETEDAFKEIDNAQMKTDAEKVRFNKKSVENLDFTSSVPQRTQEQDRIIANIRKEMTENDQQMFLSLLTVTYFADTLEDLALETDALKTTAANYNCRFTELYFQQERAFNTAMPYGLRRIESVRTMLTKSLTALVPFNTQEILTPGGICYGRNAVTGNLIIGLRTSLVNGNAMVVATSGGGKSMFVKLEILMLYLRFTKARFYVVDPENEYAPLVQELGGEVVNISVDSATHFNPLDFKYDKATKIPPHVAKAEFVLSLCEQIMGKEHILAGDKSLIDDALENIYKPLMESNYTAPCPTIKDLWMALNNQRDKRSKEIALALRIFATGSMQAFAQPTNVDMSNRLICFNIQSLGEQLKPVAMLSMLEYINTAVMSNERNDPKAATWVYFDEIYLLLRDSLSANFLYTSWKRFRKYNAYATGITQNVQDCLTNDTAYAMLANSEFVVMLRQTKDIDSVVELYGLSEPQRKYLLLAQPGEGIIKMGNSLIPFNNPQPKDTKTYKLLTTKPGEME, from the coding sequence ATGCCGCGTTCGGTGCAGCAGAGCATCCCCATCGACAGAATCTATGCAGACGGTGTTTGGCAATCGGAAAATGTGTTCAGCTTGATGTGGCAAATCAGCGACATCAACTACGCCATGCAGAGTGACGCGGCCAAGCAGAATATTCTAACGCAGCTTGGCACGGTCTACGCGGGCATCCCCGCTGACTGCTGGATGCAAGTCTGCATCGTCAGCCAGCGCATGGATGAAAAAGCCTTTGCCCGTGATGTGCTGTACCACCGCGAGAACGACGGCTTTGATGCCCTCCGCGCCGAGCGTAACCGCCAAATCAAGGCCAACGCCCGCGAAAATGGAAATGTGGTGCAGCATAAATACATCATCGTGTCCACGAACAAACCCGGCGTAAAAGAGGCCCGCGAACGCTTTGTACAGGTGCAGGGGCATTTGCTGTCTGCATTTTCCGCCTTGGAATGTGCCGTCACGCCGCTGGACAACCGCGCACGGCTGGAGGTACTGCACAAGTTTTTCCGCATTTCCGAGGAGGGTCATTTTAACTTCGACTTTGATAATTGCGCCAAACTGGGGCAGGACTTCCGCGATTCTATCGCCCCGGACTGCATCCGCTTTTGCAAAAAGCATATTGAAATCGAGGATTTTTATGCCAAGTGCATGACGATCAGCGAGTACCCGCAGCAGCTTGATGATAAGTTTATCTCTGCTCTGCTCCAGCAAGTGCCATACATTGTGTTATCAATCGACATTGAGCCGGTGGAAACCGAGGATGCTTTCAAAGAAATTGACAATGCGCAGATGAAAACCGATGCCGAGAAAGTCCGTTTCAATAAGAAATCCGTGGAAAATCTGGACTTCACTTCCTCCGTACCGCAGCGGACGCAGGAGCAGGACCGCATCATTGCCAACATCCGCAAAGAAATGACGGAGAACGACCAGCAGATGTTTTTGAGCCTGCTCACCGTCACTTACTTTGCTGACACACTGGAAGATCTCGCGCTGGAAACCGATGCACTGAAAACCACGGCGGCAAACTATAACTGCCGATTCACCGAGTTGTATTTTCAGCAGGAACGCGCCTTTAACACGGCCATGCCTTACGGCTTGCGCCGCATCGAGAGTGTGCGCACGATGCTGACGAAATCGCTGACAGCACTTGTACCGTTCAATACGCAAGAAATTCTCACTCCGGGCGGCATCTGTTACGGCAGAAACGCCGTGACAGGCAATCTCATCATCGGGCTGCGCACTAGCCTTGTGAACGGCAATGCAATGGTTGTCGCTACCTCCGGCGGCGGTAAATCCATGTTTGTTAAGCTGGAAATTTTGATGCTGTATCTGCGGTTTACTAAGGCTAGATTCTATGTCGTAGATCCCGAAAATGAGTACGCGCCGCTTGTGCAGGAATTGGGCGGCGAGGTTGTGAATATCTCGGTGGACAGCGCTACGCACTTTAATCCGCTGGACTTCAAATACGATAAGGCAACGAAAATTCCTCCCCATGTTGCTAAGGCAGAATTTGTATTGAGCCTGTGTGAGCAGATAATGGGCAAGGAGCATATTCTGGCCGGTGATAAAAGTCTGATTGACGATGCCCTTGAAAACATCTATAAACCTTTGATGGAATCCAACTATACCGCGCCATGCCCGACCATCAAAGACTTGTGGATGGCACTGAACAATCAACGCGATAAACGGTCAAAGGAAATCGCGCTTGCATTGCGAATTTTCGCCACCGGCAGTATGCAAGCGTTCGCCCAGCCCACCAACGTGGACATGAGCAACCGCCTGATCTGCTTCAACATCCAGAGCTTGGGGGAACAGCTAAAGCCAGTTGCTATGCTGTCCATGTTGGAGTACATCAACACCGCCGTTATGAGCAACGAACGCAACGACCCCAAGGCCGCCACATGGGTATACTTTGATGAAATCTATCTGCTACTGCGCGATTCTTTGAGCGCCAATTTCCTGTACACAAGCTGGAAACGTTTTAGGAAGTACAACGCCTACGCCACCGGCATCACGCAGAATGTGCAAGACTGCCTAACCAATGACACAGCCTATGCAATGCTGGCAAACTCCGAATTTGTAGTTATGCTGCGTCAGACCAAGGACATTGACAGCGTAGTAGAACTGTACGGCTTGTCCGAGCCGCAGCGGAAATATTTGCTGTTGGCCCAACCCGGTGAGGGAATTATCAAGATGGGCAACAGCCTTATCCCATTCAATAACCCTCAACCGAAAGACACCAAAACATACAAATTACTCACGACCAAACCCGGTGAAATGGAGTGA
- a CDS encoding type IV secretory system conjugative DNA transfer family protein — MRPNKDRRTEIILYGLLLIPLLFTAAALAQATEQAQGLAEITAVLSEILHTPSMLRWCASTPKFLLAVLVLYPLAVYCYMLDQADRHPGAEHGTAKWGSAHRLNIKYRNTKDTKENYILTENVRFSTDSHAHKHNLNIIVIGGSGSGKTRFYVKPNALQLIGSYLFLDPKGELTRTLGRIMETKGISVTVLDLVHFQGHYNPMAYLETDEDAIKLAFAIVNNTKPKDAPSGGDKFWDDSSVLLISALILYLMYEAPASEQNFSTLMYMILNCQVSENEMVENPLMMLFGELERRDPQHPAVLQFKSFMLGAKKTLQSILISAAANMYMFNSRKFAEMTSRDEMFLPRMGLEQRALFIVLPDNDTTFNFIATMLYTQLFDQLFRLADSTPEYNGALPVHVRLMMDEFANVALPKNFKNILAVCRSRNISCDIVLQNIAQLKSLFKDDWEGIIGNCDTLLYLGGNEYGTYEYLSKILGKETERTKSQSIGKGSRGSSSDSLQTAGRELCMPDEIRRMRDDECLLLMRSEDPVIDKKYNLLHHPNVKYTPDAGGEPYVMPPDYMGDAVTITMDAVAAATAPEITEEMYEQLDSLEKHPEENYYENEENFSQYDQGD; from the coding sequence ATGCGCCCGAATAAGGACCGCCGCACAGAAATTATTCTGTACGGGCTGTTGCTGATACCGCTGCTGTTTACTGCCGCAGCGCTGGCACAGGCAACTGAACAGGCACAGGGGCTGGCAGAAATCACCGCAGTGTTGTCCGAAATTCTGCACACCCCATCCATGCTGCGCTGGTGCGCCAGCACTCCAAAATTCCTGCTGGCGGTGCTGGTGCTTTATCCATTGGCCGTCTACTGCTATATGCTCGACCAAGCAGATCGCCACCCCGGCGCAGAGCACGGCACGGCCAAGTGGGGCAGCGCCCACAGACTAAACATCAAGTACCGCAATACCAAAGACACCAAAGAAAATTACATTTTGACCGAGAATGTACGCTTCAGCACCGACAGCCACGCGCATAAACATAATCTCAACATTATCGTAATCGGCGGATCTGGCAGCGGCAAGACACGCTTTTATGTGAAGCCCAACGCGCTGCAACTGATTGGCTCATATCTATTTCTGGACCCCAAAGGGGAATTGACGCGCACCCTCGGCAGAATCATGGAAACGAAAGGTATCAGCGTGACAGTGCTTGACCTTGTGCATTTTCAAGGCCATTACAATCCGATGGCCTATCTCGAAACCGATGAGGACGCCATCAAGCTGGCGTTCGCCATTGTCAACAACACCAAACCCAAGGATGCCCCCAGCGGCGGTGATAAGTTTTGGGATGATTCTTCTGTGCTGCTGATCTCCGCACTGATTCTCTATCTCATGTACGAAGCCCCTGCCAGTGAGCAGAATTTTTCCACATTGATGTATATGATTCTGAATTGCCAAGTCAGCGAAAATGAAATGGTCGAGAACCCCTTGATGATGCTGTTTGGAGAACTGGAGCGCCGCGACCCGCAGCACCCCGCTGTCCTGCAATTCAAGTCTTTTATGTTGGGTGCGAAAAAGACGCTGCAATCCATCTTAATTTCGGCAGCGGCAAACATGTACATGTTCAACTCCCGCAAGTTTGCGGAAATGACTTCGCGCGATGAAATGTTCCTGCCGCGTATGGGGCTGGAGCAGCGGGCATTATTTATTGTTTTGCCCGACAATGATACAACTTTTAATTTCATTGCAACGATGCTCTACACGCAGCTTTTTGACCAGCTTTTTCGTTTGGCAGATTCCACGCCGGAATACAACGGTGCGCTGCCGGTTCATGTGCGGCTGATGATGGACGAGTTTGCAAATGTTGCCTTGCCCAAGAACTTCAAAAATATCTTGGCAGTGTGCCGCAGCCGAAATATCAGCTGTGACATTGTTTTGCAGAACATTGCCCAGCTAAAAAGCCTGTTCAAAGACGATTGGGAAGGCATAATCGGAAACTGTGACACCCTGCTTTACCTCGGCGGTAACGAGTACGGTACATACGAGTATCTTTCCAAAATTCTCGGCAAGGAAACCGAACGCACCAAAAGCCAAAGCATTGGCAAAGGCAGCCGGGGCAGCAGCAGCGACAGCCTGCAAACGGCGGGCCGTGAACTGTGTATGCCCGATGAAATCCGCCGTATGCGTGACGATGAGTGCCTGCTGCTGATGCGCAGCGAGGACCCGGTCATCGACAAAAAGTATAATCTGCTTCATCACCCGAATGTAAAATATACACCCGATGCAGGAGGTGAGCCTTATGTAATGCCGCCCGACTATATGGGTGACGCCGTCACTATCACAATGGACGCTGTTGCCGCAGCGACAGCACCCGAAATCACCGAAGAAATGTACGAACAGCTCGACTCCTTAGAAAAACACCCGGAGGAAAATTATTATGAAAATGAAGAAAACTTCTCTCAATACGACCAAGGTGACTGA
- a CDS encoding DUF3849 domain-containing protein, whose protein sequence is MTPQEQLCEKMRVEQSAYCLWLTAQPPEEILHHAYEYSVREDIILATEEMNLTPARVRALLKSPAPLADVYKDFSKLETDYMSIVAQCVEDRADDLLKKEQQQNPPKVYRQSVTYAREHGELPQYHASCHLNERCRDEIDAALAQRFDGLRLGAGVVEQVVAEYGLERTKYVLAAAIQTRDGDGRISHTNREWADSIRTIKDMDRRGFDRSCYYADLQAHTCLLDGFVNQVRKFEKAKAQPAQDTPER, encoded by the coding sequence ATGACCCCGCAGGAGCAGCTCTGCGAAAAAATGCGGGTGGAGCAGAGCGCCTATTGCCTATGGCTGACCGCACAGCCGCCAGAAGAAATTCTACACCACGCCTACGAGTACAGCGTCCGTGAGGACATTATTCTTGCAACGGAAGAAATGAACCTCACCCCTGCACGGGTGCGGGCGCTGCTGAAATCTCCCGCGCCGCTGGCGGATGTGTATAAGGATTTTTCCAAGCTGGAAACCGATTATATGAGCATTGTGGCTCAGTGCGTGGAAGACCGCGCAGATGACTTGCTGAAAAAGGAACAGCAGCAGAACCCACCCAAAGTATATCGACAGTCCGTCACTTATGCCCGCGAACACGGCGAATTGCCACAGTACCATGCGTCTTGCCACTTGAATGAAAGGTGTCGGGACGAGATTGACGCAGCGCTTGCACAGCGCTTTGATGGTTTGCGGCTGGGCGCTGGCGTTGTTGAACAGGTAGTGGCGGAATATGGTTTGGAGCGCACGAAATATGTGTTGGCAGCGGCCATTCAAACCCGTGATGGAGATGGTCGTATTTCTCACACAAATAGAGAATGGGCAGATTCCATTCGCACGATCAAAGATATGGATCGCCGTGGATTTGACCGTTCCTGTTACTACGCTGACCTACAAGCGCATACCTGCCTATTGGACGGTTTTGTAAACCAAGTGCGAAAATTTGAAAAAGCCAAAGCCCAGCCCGCTCAGGATACCCCCGAAAGATAA
- a CDS encoding type IV toxin-antitoxin system AbiEi family antitoxin domain-containing protein produces MDSTTKIIELASQNNGIVTAAMISSAGISRGSLKYLADTGRLDQVSRGVYTLPEVWEDEFVSIQERYKRGVFALDTALFLHDLTDRTPHKFHMAFPYGYNTSSPKAAGILCSCKKEPYYSLGIALVDTPAGNTVRAYNAEKTLCEILKPISHTDIQIITDAFKRYAGRKDKNIPLLSEYAHQLRVEKRLRPYLEVLL; encoded by the coding sequence ATGGATTCTACAACGAAGATTATAGAGTTGGCTTCCCAAAATAATGGCATCGTAACTGCTGCTATGATTTCTTCTGCCGGAATATCACGCGGAAGTTTGAAATATTTGGCCGATACAGGCCGATTAGATCAGGTCTCCCGTGGGGTATATACCCTGCCGGAAGTTTGGGAGGATGAATTTGTATCCATTCAAGAGCGATATAAGCGTGGTGTATTTGCATTGGATACCGCATTGTTTCTGCATGATTTGACTGACAGGACACCACACAAGTTTCACATGGCATTTCCCTATGGATATAATACATCCAGTCCAAAAGCAGCGGGAATTTTATGCTCTTGCAAGAAAGAGCCTTATTACAGTCTTGGAATCGCGCTGGTTGACACCCCTGCCGGAAATACAGTCCGGGCCTACAATGCAGAAAAAACCCTATGTGAAATTCTAAAGCCCATCAGCCACACGGATATTCAGATCATTACAGATGCATTCAAGCGGTACGCTGGCCGTAAAGATAAGAACATTCCTTTGCTTTCGGAATATGCTCATCAACTACGCGTAGAAAAGCGGCTGCGTCCTTATTTGGAGGTACTATTATGA
- a CDS encoding type II toxin-antitoxin system prevent-host-death family antitoxin, with product MPNIRSSADLRNNYNDISSYCHAYNEPVFITKNGKGDLAVMSMETYEEMAGRIELYSKLQEGLADVEAGNTRPFADVMADLRHRRERR from the coding sequence ATGCCGAACATTCGTTCCAGCGCAGATTTGAGAAACAACTACAATGACATTTCCTCTTACTGCCATGCCTACAACGAGCCGGTCTTTATTACCAAAAACGGTAAGGGCGACCTTGCCGTTATGAGCATGGAAACCTACGAGGAAATGGCGGGCCGCATTGAACTGTACAGCAAGCTGCAAGAGGGCCTTGCCGACGTAGAAGCCGGGAACACGCGCCCCTTTGCCGATGTTATGGCTGATTTGCGCCACCGCAGGGAGCGCAGATGA
- a CDS encoding DUF3846 domain-containing protein, which translates to MSENEIRVLYVQPGKYPEERTIPNTLRALQELVGGDIECCRPWRDSVCVICNDSGKIDGLPPNRLYGHTDFLAGSFVVCGNGGEDFISLTDRQVFLYERLYHNPVVFLPTPHGLLAMKCTPEQYEQFQRDGNKLKIRPIDHGER; encoded by the coding sequence ATGAGTGAAAATGAAATCCGCGTGCTGTATGTGCAGCCCGGTAAATACCCGGAGGAACGCACGATTCCCAACACATTAAGGGCATTGCAGGAGCTTGTCGGCGGTGATATTGAATGTTGCCGTCCGTGGAGAGATAGCGTTTGCGTTATCTGCAACGACTCCGGGAAGATTGACGGTTTGCCGCCTAACCGGCTTTACGGACATACAGATTTTCTTGCAGGTTCTTTTGTGGTCTGCGGCAATGGCGGAGAAGACTTTATCAGTTTGACTGATAGACAGGTTTTCTTATATGAAAGGCTGTATCATAACCCTGTTGTCTTTCTCCCTACGCCGCATGGTCTACTGGCAATGAAATGTACCCCGGAGCAGTACGAGCAATTCCAGCGCGACGGCAACAAACTAAAGATCAGACCCATCGACCACGGGGAGCGCTAA
- a CDS encoding TrbC/VirB2 family protein gives MKMKKTSLNTTKVTDRKIKRLYLVAATVVAAAFVMAMPAFADDPLTTINNLSDFVFSAIKAIGAILLGFGIVQIGLALKGHDASQRAQGFMTFFGGVVIYFAKDILDMIL, from the coding sequence ATGAAAATGAAGAAAACTTCTCTCAATACGACCAAGGTGACTGACCGCAAAATCAAGCGCCTTTATCTTGTGGCGGCGACGGTGGTTGCCGCTGCTTTTGTTATGGCCATGCCTGCCTTTGCAGATGATCCGCTGACGACCATCAACAATCTGAGCGACTTTGTGTTCAGCGCCATCAAAGCCATCGGCGCAATCCTGCTGGGCTTCGGCATCGTGCAAATCGGCCTTGCCCTCAAAGGCCACGATGCCAGCCAGCGGGCGCAAGGTTTTATGACGTTTTTTGGCGGCGTAGTCATTTACTTTGCAAAGGATATTCTTGATATGATTCTGTAA
- a CDS encoding CAP domain-containing protein, with protein sequence MKKSIVALGIVLALSGCAAAADETLAAEPAALVEISPATEETAQPMEAAATAEPAQTATPEPTPEPTQSPTPAPTAEPTAVPTAEPTQAPVEETVAATPAQVSMSYGAVPFDPAAGTEQWWSIDSSDSAYWAVQENINAIRAAVGLSPLAMDGGLSAAADSRCESFVAGGAFDHSGMTTRSEICAAGPIGSASSVCSYWQNSPAHYANITNASFTSMGVACWFCSTAEGQYTYWTVTFN encoded by the coding sequence ATGAAAAAATCTATTGTTGCATTGGGCATAGTATTGGCGCTGTCCGGGTGTGCAGCGGCAGCGGATGAAACTCTTGCGGCTGAACCGGCTGCACTGGTGGAAATCTCACCGGCCACCGAAGAAACTGCGCAGCCGATGGAAGCTGCTGCAACTGCCGAACCTGCGCAGACAGCAACCCCTGAGCCGACACCCGAACCGACACAGTCCCCCACGCCCGCGCCGACAGCAGAGCCTACGGCGGTCCCCACCGCAGAACCCACGCAAGCCCCGGTGGAGGAAACCGTAGCCGCCACTCCGGCACAGGTTAGTATGAGTTATGGTGCGGTGCCGTTCGACCCAGCAGCCGGTACGGAGCAATGGTGGAGCATCGACAGCAGCGACAGCGCATACTGGGCCGTGCAGGAGAACATCAACGCCATCCGTGCGGCGGTGGGACTTTCCCCGCTGGCAATGGACGGCGGGCTGAGCGCGGCGGCAGATTCCCGCTGCGAGAGCTTTGTCGCGGGCGGTGCGTTCGACCACAGCGGCATGACCACCCGCAGCGAAATCTGCGCAGCCGGTCCTATCGGCTCGGCCAGCAGCGTATGCAGCTATTGGCAGAACAGTCCTGCCCACTATGCCAACATCACCAACGCCAGCTTTACGAGCATGGGCGTAGCTTGTTGGTTCTGCTCCACCGCCGAGGGGCAGTATACCTACTGGACTGTCACATTCAACTAA